In Pontiella desulfatans, one DNA window encodes the following:
- a CDS encoding autotransporter outer membrane beta-barrel domain-containing protein has translation MMNNHPRHLAWCMKKVAPVAASAFFLCLAPHSANASTNWWEGTVFGTNISEATSISSLEHGDGSLIIGFGGTTNLALGHRIEGTISITNGFDRFSLQGTGSVVSNTADTVLRITGGKNLFINGGEFRGLGSSTDGGGSIPPIGSATAAVGAIFSGTSNIVVSKALITGGTYLPNNAITLGTDGIQATDTTLVFTDDGTDSSTVIGGNGGELSWDGAGPHSMGGHGLNIGNSTLIISNGTFKGGNGGDVSTDSDFIGASWGGHAIDATNSTIEIHSGTFTGGDAGSITDTHNNPENRKGGSALYVENSDVTIHGGTFKAGATGRDDTYAFYSLAYGEGSVSNKLLGGTFDSIGFGGGRQFITLGTNLVVNGVFGQNGGILYVDNQSDAPLQNTEINSGTLLIENDFTLGSGGSITLNSGYSEIFFENLAIQSGAIVDTGTGRIEAHGNLDVQKDGTLAFKIDSTSITDRGIAVGSNVTFHSGSALQADIAWIDLNTETNALWLVSATNQLNVVDSGGATNVATTATFTNNVDIQVTTAALMELEGISVEDGKLLVLLLSRQPLNEYWNASGDMARLADELDAINDPDMMATIVEMDDPEASAYAVEQTYFTKLNTFQVAMNGLKAAVGQSVSRGTEFREKLLLPTGSNGPEGVENDWRFWMKYHGQFLNHDGDDQNSAYEATTHGGVFGADKSFGRLLVGISGGAGRNSIDADNGAEEDMNAAHAAIYSTIGKNHSYLDAGLAYGYNGVESHTPEPFRLDGEYDSHLVGGYVGGGIGFDIPKISTVITPEASAQYTLYQQEAYTETGTAAVPRSFDEFDADSLRTSLGLNVAMHNTKATQYFGFKIEGRAHWLHEFNPDPGHISFQLEGGTGNTYALAYPMLDEDAVRLGIGVSFFNTAKRKPKNILLRLDFDELIGENFNSHNLSAKAIYAF, from the coding sequence ATGATGAATAACCATCCCCGACATCTGGCCTGGTGCATGAAGAAGGTGGCGCCCGTTGCGGCGTCCGCCTTTTTTTTGTGCCTGGCACCACATTCCGCCAACGCCTCGACCAACTGGTGGGAGGGCACCGTCTTTGGAACCAATATTTCCGAGGCCACCTCGATCTCCTCGCTTGAGCACGGAGACGGATCGTTGATCATCGGGTTTGGCGGAACAACCAACCTGGCTCTGGGCCACCGGATTGAAGGCACGATATCCATCACCAACGGATTCGACCGCTTTTCACTGCAAGGCACGGGCTCGGTAGTGAGCAACACGGCGGATACGGTGCTCCGCATTACGGGTGGAAAAAACCTTTTCATCAATGGCGGAGAATTCCGGGGGTTGGGCAGCAGCACCGATGGCGGAGGAAGCATCCCCCCCATCGGTTCCGCCACGGCGGCCGTGGGAGCCATCTTCTCCGGCACCAGCAACATTGTGGTCTCAAAAGCCCTTATTACGGGCGGAACCTACCTGCCCAACAATGCCATCACCCTTGGAACAGATGGCATTCAAGCCACCGACACGACATTGGTATTCACCGATGATGGCACAGACTCAAGCACTGTCATTGGCGGAAACGGGGGGGAGTTGAGCTGGGATGGAGCTGGGCCGCATTCCATGGGTGGCCACGGCCTGAACATCGGCAACTCCACACTGATCATCAGCAACGGCACGTTTAAAGGTGGGAATGGCGGGGACGTCTCTACCGATTCGGATTTCATAGGCGCCAGCTGGGGCGGCCACGCCATCGATGCAACCAATTCAACCATCGAGATCCATAGCGGAACCTTCACGGGCGGGGATGCCGGCAGCATTACCGACACCCACAACAATCCCGAAAACCGCAAGGGGGGCTCCGCCCTCTATGTTGAAAACTCCGATGTCACGATCCACGGCGGCACGTTCAAGGCCGGCGCCACCGGGCGTGACGACACCTATGCATTCTACAGCTTGGCGTATGGCGAGGGGAGTGTGAGCAACAAACTACTCGGAGGAACGTTTGACTCGATCGGATTTGGTGGAGGAAGGCAATTCATCACGCTGGGCACCAACCTGGTGGTGAACGGGGTATTCGGCCAGAACGGTGGAATTCTTTACGTGGACAACCAGTCGGACGCCCCGTTGCAGAACACCGAAATCAACTCGGGAACCCTGCTTATTGAAAATGACTTTACCCTCGGTTCGGGCGGAAGCATTACGCTCAACTCGGGATACAGCGAAATCTTCTTCGAAAACCTCGCCATCCAATCGGGCGCCATCGTCGATACCGGGACAGGGCGCATCGAAGCACACGGGAACCTGGATGTGCAAAAGGATGGTACGCTGGCCTTCAAGATCGATTCCACATCCATTACCGACCGAGGAATCGCCGTGGGCAGCAACGTGACCTTTCATTCGGGCTCCGCTCTCCAGGCCGACATTGCCTGGATCGATCTAAACACCGAGACCAACGCATTGTGGCTCGTTTCGGCAACGAACCAACTCAATGTGGTTGATTCGGGCGGCGCAACCAACGTGGCCACAACGGCAACCTTCACCAACAACGTCGACATCCAGGTCACCACCGCTGCGCTCATGGAACTTGAAGGGATTTCGGTGGAGGACGGGAAACTGCTGGTTCTCCTTCTTTCCAGGCAGCCCCTCAACGAATACTGGAACGCGAGCGGCGATATGGCCCGGCTGGCCGACGAGCTGGACGCCATCAACGATCCGGACATGATGGCCACCATCGTCGAGATGGACGACCCGGAAGCTTCCGCCTACGCCGTGGAGCAAACCTACTTCACCAAGCTCAACACCTTCCAGGTGGCGATGAACGGGCTGAAGGCCGCCGTCGGCCAATCGGTCTCGCGCGGCACCGAGTTCCGCGAAAAGCTTCTGCTTCCGACAGGAAGCAATGGACCGGAGGGAGTTGAAAACGACTGGCGCTTTTGGATGAAATACCACGGGCAATTCCTCAACCACGACGGCGACGACCAAAATAGCGCCTACGAAGCCACCACGCACGGCGGGGTGTTTGGCGCGGATAAAAGCTTCGGCCGCCTGCTTGTGGGCATTAGCGGCGGGGCAGGCCGCAACAGCATCGATGCCGACAACGGCGCCGAGGAAGACATGAACGCCGCGCATGCAGCAATCTATTCCACCATCGGGAAAAACCATTCCTATCTCGATGCCGGCCTTGCCTACGGCTACAACGGTGTGGAATCCCACACCCCAGAGCCGTTCCGGCTCGATGGCGAATACGATTCCCATCTGGTCGGCGGATATGTTGGCGGCGGCATTGGTTTCGATATCCCGAAAATCTCGACCGTCATCACCCCGGAAGCCTCGGCTCAATACACGCTTTATCAGCAAGAGGCCTACACCGAGACCGGCACCGCCGCCGTTCCGCGCTCGTTCGATGAATTCGATGCCGATTCGCTGCGCACCAGCCTCGGCCTGAACGTGGCCATGCACAACACCAAGGCCACCCAATATTTCGGCTTCAAGATCGAGGGGCGCGCCCACTGGCTGCACGAGTTCAATCCCGACCCCGGCCATATATCCTTCCAGCTCGAAGGCGGAACCGGCAACACCTACGCCCTCGCCTACCCCATGCTCGACGAAGATGCCGTACGATTGGGCATTGGCGTCTCGTTTTTCAACACCGCGAAACGCAAACCCAAGAACATTCTCCTCCGGCTCGATTTCGACGAATTGATTGGCGAAAACTTCAACTCGCACAACCTCTCCGCCAAAGCCATCTACGCCTTCTAA
- the infC gene encoding translation initiation factor IF-3: protein MSKPNYRGRPQREPQVRINHRIRVPEIRVIDPNGDQLGVMKTIDALNRAKQYGIDLVEISPGAKPPLCKIMDYGKYKYDQEKKKKEQKKHQVQTKLKEVKFRVNVGDHDYETKMRNLRKFIEHGDRVKISLMFRGRENAHRELGFEVMQRVIQDTVDITSVDQAPRLQGRFVNAILVPKKKAK, encoded by the coding sequence ATTAGCAAGCCAAACTACAGGGGCAGGCCGCAACGCGAGCCGCAGGTACGAATCAACCATCGGATCCGGGTTCCGGAAATCCGCGTCATCGATCCCAACGGTGACCAGCTCGGCGTCATGAAAACCATCGACGCCCTCAACCGCGCCAAGCAATACGGAATCGACCTGGTGGAAATCTCCCCTGGCGCGAAGCCGCCATTATGCAAAATAATGGATTACGGAAAATACAAGTACGACCAGGAAAAAAAGAAGAAAGAGCAGAAGAAGCACCAGGTGCAGACCAAGCTCAAGGAAGTCAAATTCCGGGTCAACGTGGGCGACCACGACTACGAAACGAAGATGCGCAACCTGCGCAAGTTCATCGAACACGGCGACCGCGTGAAAATCTCGCTCATGTTCCGCGGCCGGGAAAACGCCCACCGCGAACTCGGCTTCGAGGTCATGCAGCGCGTCATCCAGGATACCGTCGACATCACCTCGGTCGATCAGGCGCCACGCCTGCAGGGCCGCTTTGTCAACGCCATCCTCGTGCCGAAGAAGAAGGCGAAATAA
- the thrS gene encoding threonine--tRNA ligase, with translation MKNETNDLDRLRHSTAHVMAAAVCRLFNDVQLDIGPSTDDGFYYDFDLEARITPDDFERIEAEMQKIVDEDLPFECMTVSRDEAKELLKDQKYKLERLADIPEGDAITFYTCGEFMDLCRGPHVESTGKLRAFQIMNIAGSYYRGHETNPMLQRLYGTAFTNPKQLRLYLKQIEEAQKRDHRKLAKELDLFSISENVGPGLVNWHPKGGRIRSTIEDFWKKEHFKNGYDIVYTPHIGKANLWETSGHLDFYREGMFAAMDVDGQEYFTKPMNCPFHVEIYKSGLRSYRELPLRWAELGTVYRYEKAGTLHGLFRVRGFTQDDAHIFCTTGQIEDEVKEVIRFCNFIWKTFGFTEVKAYLSTRPEKAVGEPERWDQATKSLEAAIKAEGLPYEVDEGGGAFYGPKIDLKVKDAIGREWQTSTIQFDFNLPERFDLKYIGDDGEAHRPYMVHRALFGSMERFFGILTEHYAGGFPVWLAPEQVRVLPLSDDQLDYADEVLSALRGAEIRATVDKKQGKLNGKVKNAQLDKVPYMLIIGKQEQENGQVAVRHRLQGMKGECSLEEFIAQLKQEELDKKTVDMEVSD, from the coding sequence ATGAAAAACGAAACCAACGATCTGGATCGGTTGCGCCACTCCACGGCGCACGTGATGGCGGCAGCGGTTTGCCGCCTGTTTAATGATGTGCAACTCGATATTGGCCCTTCGACGGACGACGGCTTCTACTACGATTTTGATCTCGAGGCCCGTATTACGCCCGACGACTTCGAGCGCATCGAGGCCGAGATGCAGAAGATTGTTGACGAGGACCTGCCCTTCGAGTGCATGACGGTTTCGCGTGACGAGGCGAAGGAACTGCTGAAAGACCAGAAATACAAGCTTGAACGCCTGGCCGATATTCCGGAAGGCGATGCCATCACCTTCTACACCTGCGGCGAGTTCATGGACTTGTGCCGAGGGCCGCATGTGGAGAGCACGGGCAAATTGCGTGCGTTCCAAATCATGAACATTGCGGGCTCGTACTATCGCGGCCACGAAACCAACCCCATGCTGCAGCGCCTTTACGGCACGGCCTTCACCAACCCGAAGCAGCTGCGCCTCTACCTCAAGCAGATCGAGGAGGCCCAGAAGCGCGACCACCGCAAATTGGCCAAGGAGCTTGATCTCTTCTCCATTTCGGAGAACGTCGGCCCGGGGCTGGTGAACTGGCACCCGAAGGGGGGCCGCATCCGCTCCACGATCGAGGATTTCTGGAAGAAGGAACACTTCAAGAATGGGTACGACATCGTCTACACCCCCCACATCGGCAAAGCCAACCTATGGGAAACCTCGGGCCACCTCGATTTCTACCGCGAGGGCATGTTCGCGGCGATGGACGTGGACGGGCAGGAATATTTCACGAAGCCGATGAACTGCCCGTTCCATGTGGAGATCTACAAATCCGGACTGCGCTCCTACCGCGAGCTTCCGTTGCGCTGGGCCGAGCTCGGCACGGTCTACCGCTACGAAAAGGCGGGCACCCTGCACGGTCTGTTCCGCGTCCGCGGCTTCACCCAGGACGACGCGCACATTTTCTGCACCACTGGTCAGATCGAAGATGAGGTGAAGGAAGTGATCCGCTTCTGCAACTTTATCTGGAAAACCTTCGGCTTCACCGAAGTGAAGGCCTACCTCTCCACCCGCCCCGAAAAGGCGGTCGGCGAGCCGGAACGCTGGGACCAGGCGACCAAGTCGCTTGAAGCGGCGATCAAGGCCGAAGGTCTCCCCTACGAAGTGGACGAAGGCGGCGGGGCGTTCTACGGCCCGAAGATCGACCTGAAGGTGAAGGACGCCATCGGCCGCGAGTGGCAGACCAGCACCATCCAGTTCGACTTCAACCTGCCCGAGCGTTTCGATCTTAAATATATCGGCGACGATGGCGAGGCGCACCGCCCCTACATGGTGCACCGCGCGCTGTTCGGCAGCATGGAGCGCTTCTTCGGCATCCTGACCGAGCATTATGCCGGAGGGTTCCCCGTCTGGCTGGCACCGGAACAGGTGCGCGTGCTGCCGCTTTCCGACGACCAGCTCGACTATGCCGACGAGGTGCTCTCCGCGCTGCGCGGAGCGGAAATCCGCGCAACGGTCGATAAAAAGCAGGGCAAACTGAACGGAAAAGTAAAGAACGCCCAGCTGGACAAAGTGCCCTACATGCTTATTATCGGTAAGCAGGAACAGGAAAACGGACAGGTAGCCGTGCGCCACCGCCTTCAGGGCATGAAGGGCGAATGCTCCCTGGAAGAATTTATCGCCCAGCTCAAGCAAGAGGAGCTGGATAAAAAAACAGTAGACATGGAGGTCTCAGATTAG
- the surE gene encoding 5'/3'-nucleotidase SurE, with protein sequence MKILLCNDDGIHARGIAELHQSIGHLGDLHVCAPDTERSAAGHAITLTDPIKALPVEKNGQPFGTAVGGTPADCIKLALCLLHKENLPDLVVSGINLGSNTGISVLYSGTVSAASEAVILGVPAIALSLCTYQNPHWETAAKVASEIVAKVARNPLPDGTLLNVNIPNIPLSELKGMKASRMGRSRFVEKFTTHLDPRGNKYYWLDGELDLLDDSADTDVQVVRSGYVALTPIHIDLTARHCMEQVETWNVEY encoded by the coding sequence ATGAAAATTTTACTTTGCAACGACGACGGCATCCATGCGCGCGGAATCGCGGAACTCCACCAATCCATCGGCCACCTTGGCGACCTACATGTTTGCGCCCCCGACACCGAGCGCAGCGCCGCCGGACACGCGATCACCCTCACAGACCCCATCAAGGCACTTCCCGTCGAAAAGAACGGCCAGCCATTCGGCACCGCCGTGGGCGGCACACCGGCCGACTGCATCAAACTCGCCCTTTGCCTGTTGCACAAGGAAAACCTGCCCGACCTCGTCGTCAGCGGCATCAACCTCGGCTCCAATACCGGCATCAGCGTACTCTACTCCGGCACGGTTTCCGCCGCGTCCGAAGCCGTCATCCTCGGCGTACCGGCCATTGCGCTTTCCCTCTGCACCTACCAGAACCCCCACTGGGAAACCGCCGCCAAGGTGGCCTCGGAAATCGTAGCCAAGGTCGCGAGGAATCCACTGCCCGACGGCACATTGCTCAACGTCAACATCCCGAACATTCCGCTTTCCGAGCTCAAGGGCATGAAGGCATCGCGGATGGGGCGCTCCCGCTTCGTGGAAAAATTTACCACCCATCTCGATCCGCGCGGCAACAAATACTACTGGCTCGACGGCGAGCTCGACCTGCTCGACGACTCCGCCGACACCGATGTCCAGGTCGTGCGCTCCGGCTATGTGGCCCTCACCCCGATCCACATCGACCTCACCGCCCGCCACTGCATGGAGCAAGTCGAAACCTGGAATGTGGAATACTAA
- a CDS encoding 16S rRNA (uracil(1498)-N(3))-methyltransferase has translation MNLIILKAEELDAAGRTVLAGERARHIHKVLKAEPGKRLRIGLLNGAFGMGTVEAVDAGKVVLSCELEPEPPPEPQVDLVLAMPRPKVLKRLWAQLAALGVGRIVLLRADKVERYYFDSHVLDPDFYNKLLIEGLQQARCTHLPQVMIRPLFKPFVEDELEAMFSSHRKLLADPSGEKGLAALLMPKADGRVVLAIGPEGGWTPYELDMFGARGFELFGMGRRILRTDTAAIGLLAMLSMEQA, from the coding sequence ATGAATTTGATCATCCTTAAAGCTGAAGAGTTGGATGCCGCAGGGCGTACCGTATTGGCCGGCGAACGGGCGCGACACATCCACAAGGTGCTCAAGGCCGAGCCAGGCAAGCGGTTGCGCATAGGGTTGCTGAACGGCGCGTTCGGCATGGGCACCGTGGAGGCGGTTGATGCCGGGAAGGTGGTGCTTTCGTGTGAATTGGAGCCGGAGCCTCCTCCGGAGCCACAGGTCGATCTCGTTCTGGCGATGCCGCGCCCCAAGGTGCTGAAACGGCTGTGGGCCCAGTTGGCGGCGCTCGGGGTGGGACGAATTGTCCTGTTGCGTGCGGATAAGGTGGAACGCTACTATTTTGATAGCCACGTACTCGATCCGGATTTCTACAACAAGCTATTGATCGAAGGGTTGCAGCAGGCGCGTTGCACACATTTGCCTCAGGTCATGATTCGTCCGTTGTTCAAACCTTTTGTCGAAGATGAATTGGAAGCGATGTTTTCCTCGCATCGAAAGCTGCTAGCCGATCCGTCGGGGGAAAAGGGCCTTGCGGCCTTGCTGATGCCAAAGGCCGATGGGCGGGTGGTGCTGGCAATCGGGCCAGAAGGCGGCTGGACGCCCTATGAACTAGATATGTTTGGTGCGCGCGGGTTTGAGCTGTTCGGAATGGGACGCCGGATCCTGCGGACGGATACGGCCGCAATCGGATTGCTTGCGATGCTTTCCATGGAGCAGGCCTAG
- a CDS encoding helix-turn-helix domain-containing protein → MNGLPLWKRFRILANPMRLEMLSLLNGRPPMFVQAIGEQLGCSEDVASKQLQLLADGDFLSQERKGRFLFYSGMESDRLGCLVLEESLRDGADLGSIMKSLTAFTHERRILIVRELAKGARVFEELCGATGISLDAMKRHLRKLEGRGFVERRDGCWHGIARKDRLGKDLLRIVLD, encoded by the coding sequence ATGAACGGGTTGCCTCTCTGGAAACGATTCCGAATATTGGCCAACCCGATGCGCTTGGAGATGCTTTCCCTGCTTAACGGGCGGCCTCCCATGTTTGTTCAGGCCATCGGGGAACAGCTGGGCTGTAGTGAAGATGTCGCTAGTAAGCAGCTACAACTGCTGGCTGACGGTGACTTTCTCTCTCAGGAACGGAAGGGGCGGTTCCTGTTCTACTCGGGGATGGAATCCGATCGGTTGGGTTGCCTGGTGCTGGAAGAAAGCCTGAGGGATGGCGCGGATCTCGGTTCCATCATGAAATCCTTGACGGCTTTTACCCATGAACGACGGATCTTGATCGTGAGGGAGCTCGCCAAGGGGGCTCGGGTTTTTGAAGAGCTGTGCGGGGCAACAGGCATATCCCTCGACGCAATGAAACGCCATTTGCGGAAACTGGAGGGCAGGGGGTTCGTTGAACGGCGGGATGGTTGTTGGCATGGGATCGCGCGAAAGGATCGATTGGGAAAAGACCTCTTGCGGATCGTGCTGGACTAG
- a CDS encoding phosphatidylglycerophosphatase A family protein → MMKNLIKWFAVGFGTGLSPVMPGTVGTLVGLPIAWGVMRLPSLWWQIGVCMALTLLSIPICEVAERMIGGKDPGCIVADEYLTLPITVIGLGSPWALLSGFVLHRIFDITKPPPIKQLQHIHGGFGITIDDFLAALIALGLNHLLFRFIA, encoded by the coding sequence ATGATGAAGAATTTAATTAAGTGGTTTGCGGTGGGTTTCGGGACGGGGTTGAGTCCGGTGATGCCGGGGACGGTCGGAACGTTGGTGGGATTGCCGATTGCCTGGGGCGTGATGCGTTTGCCATCTCTTTGGTGGCAAATTGGCGTCTGCATGGCATTGACGCTGTTGTCGATTCCGATCTGCGAGGTGGCAGAAAGGATGATTGGCGGGAAAGACCCGGGGTGCATCGTGGCGGATGAATACCTAACGTTGCCGATCACGGTGATTGGGTTGGGTTCTCCGTGGGCGTTGCTGAGTGGGTTTGTGCTTCATCGCATTTTCGATATCACCAAGCCCCCGCCGATCAAGCAACTGCAGCATATCCATGGCGGATTCGGGATTACGATCGACGATTTTCTGGCCGCATTGATTGCCCTCGGCCTGAACCACTTGCTGTTCCGCTTTATTGCTTAG
- a CDS encoding tetratricopeptide repeat protein — MENPTLYANLWEQDFMETGKRQHLQDIYATDRTDRDDFTPQVASEIIEERKREIRRHQFLSFVLGMAVLLLAVSLVYVVVREYIDILQQSSAPEPIQQEYIPRYSLPTESQWVMDFSRSYGDPKWEGEGERPFNASWIKKATFNIILAEQAAETRKYAEAAEYYENALEILPELEGIKVPLGMAYFKLNKNEKALELLDGAPDSDLTHDVLNNLGAACIEAKAFEKGEEYLKRSLGLKPAYAEALNNLAILYKEQGREKEAATAYEQYLDQRPKDTDTRYNFALYLTKIGNWELAGEQLRALTQEVTDVANLYFLLARVENKLGNSADAVDALQRGVQLTDPKLAMAWMSEEEFDLLRNEQEFQSLMKYVEQGRPKQ; from the coding sequence TGGAAACAGGAAAACGCCAGCACTTGCAGGACATCTACGCAACCGACCGTACCGACCGCGACGATTTCACACCACAGGTCGCCTCGGAAATCATCGAGGAACGCAAGCGCGAGATTCGCCGACACCAGTTCCTGAGCTTCGTGCTTGGCATGGCCGTGCTGCTGCTGGCCGTATCGCTCGTCTACGTTGTTGTGCGCGAATACATCGATATCCTGCAGCAGTCGAGTGCCCCGGAGCCGATCCAGCAGGAATACATCCCGCGCTACTCCCTGCCCACCGAATCGCAGTGGGTGATGGACTTTTCCCGCAGTTATGGCGATCCAAAATGGGAAGGCGAAGGCGAGCGCCCCTTCAACGCCAGCTGGATCAAGAAAGCCACCTTCAACATTATCCTGGCCGAGCAGGCCGCCGAAACCCGGAAATATGCCGAAGCGGCGGAATACTACGAAAACGCACTGGAAATCCTGCCGGAGCTTGAAGGCATAAAAGTGCCGCTGGGCATGGCCTATTTCAAACTCAACAAGAACGAGAAAGCGCTGGAACTGCTCGATGGCGCCCCCGACTCCGACCTGACCCACGACGTGCTCAACAACCTCGGCGCTGCCTGCATCGAGGCCAAAGCCTTCGAAAAAGGTGAAGAATATCTCAAGCGCTCGCTCGGGCTCAAACCTGCCTATGCCGAGGCGCTCAACAACCTGGCTATCCTCTATAAGGAGCAGGGCCGCGAAAAAGAAGCTGCAACCGCCTACGAGCAATATCTCGACCAGCGCCCGAAAGACACCGACACCCGCTATAATTTCGCCCTATACCTGACCAAGATCGGCAACTGGGAACTCGCCGGAGAACAACTCCGTGCGCTCACCCAGGAAGTGACCGACGTGGCCAACCTCTACTTCCTGCTGGCCCGCGTGGAAAACAAGCTGGGCAATTCAGCCGACGCCGTCGATGCCCTGCAACGCGGCGTTCAGCTAACCGATCCCAAGCTGGCCATGGCCTGGATGTCGGAGGAAGAATTCGACCTCCTGCGCAACGAGCAGGAATTCCAGTCGCTCATGAAATATGTCGAGCAGGGCCGCCCTAAGCAATAA